From Salvia splendens isolate huo1 chromosome 3, SspV2, whole genome shotgun sequence, a single genomic window includes:
- the LOC121797313 gene encoding uncharacterized protein At2g37660, chloroplastic-like, whose translation MSDSGKLTVLVTGAGGRTGQIAYKKLKERSDQYITRGLVRTPESKEKIGGEDDVYVGDVRDSESIVSAIQGIDALIILTSAVPKMKPGFDPAKGGRPEFYFEDGAFPEQVDWIGQKNQVDAAKAAGVKHIVLVGSMGGTNPNHPLNSLGNGNILIWKRKAEQYLADSGIPYTIIRAGGLQDKEGGLRELLVGKDDELLSTDTKTIPRADVAEVCLQSLNFEEAKFKAFDLASKPEGSGTPATDFKALFTQITARF comes from the exons GACAAATTGCTTACAAGAAACTGAAGGAGAGGTCAGATCAGTACATAACTAGAGGTCTGGTAAGAACTCCAGAAAGCAAGGAAAAAATTGGTGGAGAGGATGATGTTTATGTCGGGGACGTAAGGGACAGTGAGAGCATTGTTTCAGCCATTCAAGGTATAGATGCACTTATCATACTCACGAGTGCTGTGCCGAAGATGAAGCCTGGTTTTGACCCCGCTAAAGGCGGGAGACCTGAATTCTATTTCGAAGATGGAGCGTTTCCTGAACAG GTCGATTGGATCGGACAGAAGAATCAAGTAGATGCTG CTAAAGCTGCTGGAGTGAAACATATTGTGCTGGTGGGATCAATGGGAGGAACAAATCCAAATCACCCTTTGAATAGCTTGGGAAATGGAAATATCTTG ATTTGGAAGAGAAAGGCTGAGCAATACTTAGCCGACTCAGGGATCCCATACACCATAAtaag AGCCGGCGGCCTGCAAGATAAAGAAGGTGGTCTAAGAGAGCTACTAGTAGGAAAGGACGACGAACTTCTCAGCACGGATACGAAGACTATCCCTAGGGCGGATGTTGCTGAAGTCTGTCTTCAG TCACTCAACTTTGAGGAGGCCAAATTCAAAGCTTTCGACCTTGCCTCGAAACCTGAAGGTTCCGGCACGCCAGCAACGGATTTCAAGGCTCTCTTTACTCAAATCACTGCTCGATTCTGA